In Thermomonas carbonis, a single genomic region encodes these proteins:
- a CDS encoding hotdog fold domain-containing protein, which yields MNVLASYQRISQWPAGRWLFSKLVCLKAPYFASIAPRIEVLEPGRGVATLSHRRRVTNHIGTVHAIALCNLAEFVGGLTCDVSIPASMRWIPKGMTVAYLKKAVGTMRATATPAFPPRESAEGHELPFEVLVEDLQGEAVFKATIAMWVSPKAMR from the coding sequence GTGAACGTACTCGCCTCCTACCAACGCATCAGCCAATGGCCGGCGGGCCGCTGGCTGTTCTCGAAGCTGGTTTGCCTGAAGGCGCCCTACTTCGCCAGCATCGCGCCGCGCATCGAAGTGCTGGAACCGGGTCGCGGTGTCGCCACGCTCTCGCATCGCCGACGGGTGACCAACCACATCGGCACGGTGCACGCGATCGCGCTGTGCAACCTCGCCGAGTTCGTCGGCGGCCTGACTTGCGATGTCAGCATCCCGGCGTCGATGCGCTGGATTCCGAAAGGCATGACCGTCGCCTACCTGAAAAAGGCGGTGGGCACGATGCGCGCAACCGCGACGCCGGCGTTCCCGCCACGCGAATCAGCGGAAGGCCATGAACTCCCGTTCGAGGTCTTGGTCGAGGATCTGCAGGGCGAGGCCGTGTTCAAGGCGACCATCGCGATGTGGGTCTCGCCGAAAGCGATGCGCTGA
- a CDS encoding GMC family oxidoreductase encodes MFDYIIIGAGSAGCVLANRLSEDPNTKVLLLEAGPRDWHPFIHMPAGLAKLVNRKGVNWDYDTAPEPHLDNRVLWWPRGKVLGGSSSINAMCYIRGVAGDYDDWAKVASGWHWDAVLPYFKRAEGNTRGGDALHGGDGPLGVSDLRHHNPLSDIFIEAASQAGIARNGDFNGATQEGVGLYQVTQRDGARCSSAAAYLAPIRSRPNLTVHTGALVSRITFDGRRANGVTYAMGGNAFHQPVAREVLLCGGAINSPQTLMLSGVGPADELRTFGIDVVHDAAGVGGNLQDHLDICTLQHSTQPITYDRINEPKMAFDYFLRGHRGAGSSNLAEAGGFFRSPLAPDERCDIQFHFVPAMLDDHGRNRLPGDGYTLHACFLRPRSRGRLTLASNRASDKPRIEANYLGDAEGFDLRMMLECAKVSREIFAQPAFDAYRGAPIHPKRPDLSDAELIDFIRAKAESVYHPVGTCRMGDDDASVVDATLRVRGVEGLRVVDASVMPCLPGGNTNAPTIMIAERAADLIKAG; translated from the coding sequence ATGTTCGATTACATCATCATCGGTGCCGGCTCCGCCGGCTGCGTGCTCGCCAACCGCCTCTCCGAAGACCCGAACACGAAGGTATTGCTGCTCGAGGCCGGCCCGCGCGACTGGCATCCCTTCATCCACATGCCCGCCGGGCTGGCCAAGCTGGTCAACCGCAAGGGCGTGAACTGGGATTACGACACCGCACCCGAGCCGCACCTCGACAACCGCGTGCTGTGGTGGCCGCGCGGCAAGGTGCTGGGCGGCTCCAGTTCGATCAACGCGATGTGCTACATCCGCGGCGTCGCCGGCGACTACGACGACTGGGCGAAGGTCGCGTCGGGCTGGCACTGGGATGCGGTGCTGCCCTACTTCAAGCGCGCCGAAGGCAACACCCGTGGTGGCGATGCCTTGCACGGCGGCGATGGGCCGCTGGGCGTGTCCGACCTGCGCCACCACAACCCGCTGTCGGATATCTTCATCGAGGCTGCCAGCCAGGCCGGCATCGCCCGCAATGGCGACTTCAATGGCGCGACGCAGGAAGGCGTCGGCCTGTACCAGGTCACCCAACGCGATGGCGCGCGCTGTTCCAGCGCCGCGGCGTATCTGGCACCGATCCGCTCGCGTCCCAACCTCACCGTGCACACCGGTGCATTGGTCAGCCGCATCACCTTCGACGGCCGCCGCGCCAACGGCGTGACCTACGCGATGGGCGGCAACGCCTTCCACCAACCCGTGGCGCGCGAAGTGCTGCTGTGCGGCGGCGCGATCAATTCGCCGCAAACGCTGATGCTGTCCGGTGTCGGACCCGCCGATGAGTTGCGCACGTTCGGCATCGACGTGGTGCACGATGCCGCCGGTGTTGGCGGCAACCTGCAGGACCACCTCGACATCTGCACGCTGCAGCATTCGACGCAGCCGATCACCTACGACCGCATCAACGAACCGAAGATGGCGTTCGACTATTTCCTGCGCGGCCATCGCGGCGCGGGCAGCAGCAACCTGGCCGAGGCCGGCGGCTTCTTCCGCTCGCCGCTTGCGCCCGACGAGCGCTGCGACATCCAGTTCCATTTCGTCCCGGCGATGCTCGACGACCATGGCCGCAACCGCCTGCCCGGCGACGGCTACACCCTGCACGCCTGCTTCCTGCGCCCGCGCAGCCGCGGCCGCCTGACCCTGGCCAGCAACCGCGCCAGTGACAAGCCGCGCATCGAGGCGAACTACCTGGGCGATGCCGAGGGCTTCGACCTGCGAATGATGCTGGAATGCGCCAAGGTCAGCCGCGAGATCTTCGCGCAGCCTGCGTTCGATGCCTATCGCGGCGCGCCGATCCACCCGAAGCGTCCCGACCTGTCCGATGCCGAACTGATCGACTTCATCCGCGCCAAGGCGGAGTCGGTGTACCACCCGGTCGGCACCTGCAGGATGGGCGACGACGATGCCTCGGTCGTCGATGCCACCTTGCGCGTGCGCGGCGTCGAAGGCCTGCGCGTGGTGGACGCCTCGGTGATGCCCTGCCTGCCGGGCGGCAACACCAACGCGCCGACGATCATGATCGCGGAGCGTGCGGCGGATTTGATCAAGGCCGGCTGA
- a CDS encoding NTP/NDP exchange transporter, with translation MTDPIVASGRIDRFRAAFGKSPPLLWSFLYFFCLLCGYYVLRPVREAMAASSDIEVVFPPALIASFASRGVALGEFTLQFIFTAVFVIMLLLQPVYGWLVSRFPRRVFLPVIYGFFIATLLLFYAMFDSGIAGRGLAFILWITVFNLFAVAVFWSFMADIYDNAEARAYYGYIGAAGTIGAFLGPVLTRTLVEQVGIANMMLVSAALFSVCVVCIVRLRRHAMAREAQRGQTSGEKPMGGEVLAGLKLVLKEPLLRWLAVMVVLGVGVGTLLYNEQNRIARTAFATAEERAAFFATLDLAVNSLTLVLQLLVTRMLMSRFGIAPALLVPGAAIILGFSILAASPLPMMVAIVQVFTRASEFSLAKPARETIYTRVGREWRYKAGAAIDTVIYRGGDLTFVWVHKFLSAFGSQVVFGVGLLIACGMTIGALGVLREAKKLPEERGS, from the coding sequence ATGACCGATCCCATTGTCGCCAGCGGACGCATCGACCGGTTTCGCGCCGCGTTCGGAAAATCCCCGCCACTGCTGTGGTCGTTCCTGTATTTCTTCTGCCTGCTGTGCGGCTACTACGTGCTGCGCCCCGTGCGCGAGGCGATGGCCGCCTCCAGCGATATCGAAGTGGTGTTCCCGCCGGCGCTGATCGCGTCCTTCGCCAGTCGTGGCGTGGCCTTGGGCGAGTTCACCCTGCAGTTCATCTTCACCGCGGTGTTCGTGATCATGCTGCTGTTGCAGCCGGTGTACGGCTGGCTGGTCAGTCGCTTCCCGCGGCGCGTGTTCCTGCCGGTGATCTACGGCTTCTTCATCGCCACCCTGCTGCTGTTCTACGCGATGTTCGACAGCGGCATCGCCGGGCGCGGACTGGCGTTCATCCTCTGGATCACGGTGTTCAACCTGTTCGCGGTGGCGGTGTTCTGGAGCTTCATGGCCGATATCTACGACAATGCCGAGGCGCGTGCGTATTACGGCTACATCGGTGCGGCCGGCACCATCGGCGCGTTCCTCGGCCCGGTGCTGACGCGAACCCTGGTCGAACAGGTCGGCATCGCCAACATGATGCTGGTGTCGGCGGCGCTGTTCTCGGTGTGCGTGGTCTGCATCGTTCGCCTGCGACGCCATGCGATGGCGCGCGAGGCGCAACGCGGGCAGACGAGCGGCGAAAAACCGATGGGCGGCGAGGTGCTCGCCGGTCTCAAGCTGGTGTTGAAGGAGCCGCTGTTGCGTTGGCTGGCGGTCATGGTGGTGCTGGGCGTCGGGGTGGGCACGTTGCTCTACAACGAGCAGAACCGGATCGCGCGGACTGCGTTCGCAACCGCGGAGGAGCGTGCCGCGTTTTTCGCCACCCTCGATCTGGCGGTGAACTCGCTGACGCTTGTCCTGCAGTTGCTGGTGACTCGCATGCTGATGTCGCGCTTCGGCATTGCGCCCGCGCTGCTGGTGCCGGGTGCGGCGATCATCCTGGGCTTTTCCATTCTCGCCGCGTCGCCGCTGCCGATGATGGTGGCGATCGTGCAGGTCTTCACCCGCGCCAGCGAGTTCTCCCTGGCCAAGCCCGCGCGCGAAACCATCTACACCCGGGTCGGCCGCGAGTGGCGCTACAAGGCCGGTGCCGCGATCGACACCGTGATCTATCGGGGCGGCGACCTCACCTTCGTCTGGGTGCACAAGTTCCTGTCCGCGTTCGGTTCCCAGGTGGTGTTCGGCGTTGGCCTGCTGATCGCCTGTGGCATGACCATCGGTGCGCTGGGCGTCCTGCGCGAGGCGAAGAAATTGCCGGAAGAACGCGGATCCTGA
- a CDS encoding DUF1304 domain-containing protein produces MSMIALVLIGVVGLLHLYFLVLEMFLWTRPLGLKTFRNTPEKAETTRVLAANQGLYNGFLAAGLFYAIATGSREFALFFLACVIIAALYGAYSVNKRIFVVQGVPALAALAAVLL; encoded by the coding sequence ATGTCGATGATCGCGCTGGTGCTGATTGGTGTAGTGGGGCTGCTGCACCTGTATTTCCTGGTGCTGGAGATGTTCCTGTGGACCAGGCCGCTTGGCCTGAAGACGTTCCGCAACACGCCGGAAAAAGCCGAAACCACCCGGGTGCTGGCTGCCAACCAGGGCCTGTACAACGGCTTCCTTGCCGCCGGTCTGTTCTATGCGATCGCCACCGGCTCGCGCGAGTTCGCGTTGTTCTTCCTGGCCTGCGTGATCATCGCTGCACTGTACGGCGCTTACAGTGTCAACAAGCGGATCTTCGTCGTGCAGGGGGTGCCGGCATTGGCCGCGCTGGCGGCGGTGCTCTTGTAG
- a CDS encoding acyl-CoA dehydrogenase codes for MSIALPFLAFLVASAFAAYHRLRLAVWAAMTATLLVACWLLGANHVATITAGVLVALIALPLLIPQLRKPFITTPLLGFYTKLLPPLSDTERTALESGTVGFEGQLFSGKPDWNQLLTLPKPQLTAEEQAFLDGPCEELCRMTDDWDICHVRADLPPELWDYIKRNGFFGLNIPKEYGGLGFSALMNHKVIQKLASISSVVSSTVGVPNSLGPAELLMHYGTEEQKQQYLPRLADGREVPCFALTGPFAGSDATSIPDYGIVCMGEWNGINVLGIKLTLNKRYITLAPVATLIGVAFRMYDPDGLLGDKRDIGISLALVPADTQGLEIGRRHFPLNSPFQNGPITGKDVFVPLSQLIGGEDYAGQGWRMLMECLSIGRSITLPSTASGGSKMGAVTVGSYARIRKQFGLSIGRFEGVEEALARIAGNAYATSALSEATAAAVARGENPAVPSTIAKYHCTEMGRKAAMDCMDILGGKGIILGPRNFAGRSWQAAPIAITVEGANIMTRSLMIFGQGAILCHPWVMKEMKSAQLADPVERIDQFDAALFGHIGFAISNAVRSWWFGLTGTNIGSAPGDDDTRRYFRKLNRYSAALAVMADTSMLLLGGKLKFKESLSGRLGDVLSQLYIASSMLKRHQDAGNPVGDQPLLAYAFHDAVNKIETALSGALRNFPIRPVGWLLWLVIFPLGRRAQAPSDRLGHKVASLLMTPCDARERLAEGVFTTPCANNPGGRIVSYLPKVVMAEPVERKFLKALKNSDIEALEFDAQLDEGVREGWITADERKQLEELRAITLDAIMVDDFDPEELRSAGYASLHGRIAPRAAA; via the coding sequence ATGAGCATCGCCCTGCCCTTCCTCGCTTTCCTCGTCGCCAGCGCATTTGCTGCCTACCACCGCCTGCGCCTGGCGGTCTGGGCCGCGATGACTGCCACCCTGCTGGTCGCCTGTTGGCTGCTGGGCGCCAACCACGTGGCGACCATCACCGCCGGGGTGCTGGTTGCGCTGATCGCGCTGCCGCTGCTGATCCCGCAACTGCGCAAGCCCTTCATCACCACGCCGCTGCTGGGCTTCTACACCAAGCTGCTGCCACCGCTGTCCGATACCGAGCGCACCGCGCTGGAATCCGGCACGGTCGGCTTCGAGGGCCAATTGTTCTCCGGCAAGCCGGACTGGAATCAGCTTCTGACCTTGCCCAAGCCGCAACTCACTGCCGAGGAACAAGCCTTCCTCGATGGTCCGTGTGAAGAACTGTGCCGGATGACCGACGACTGGGATATCTGCCATGTCCGCGCCGACCTGCCGCCGGAACTGTGGGATTACATCAAACGCAATGGCTTCTTCGGCCTGAACATCCCGAAGGAATACGGCGGCTTGGGCTTCTCGGCGCTGATGAATCACAAGGTGATCCAGAAGCTGGCATCGATCAGCAGCGTGGTCAGCTCCACGGTGGGCGTGCCGAACTCGCTGGGTCCGGCCGAACTGCTGATGCACTACGGCACCGAGGAACAAAAGCAGCAGTACCTGCCGCGCCTGGCCGATGGTCGCGAGGTGCCGTGCTTCGCGCTGACCGGTCCGTTCGCCGGCTCCGATGCGACCTCGATTCCGGACTATGGCATCGTCTGCATGGGCGAGTGGAATGGCATCAACGTCCTCGGCATCAAGCTGACGCTCAACAAGCGCTACATCACGTTGGCGCCAGTGGCTACGCTGATCGGCGTGGCCTTCCGCATGTACGACCCGGACGGGCTGCTCGGCGACAAGCGCGACATCGGGATCTCGTTGGCATTGGTTCCCGCGGACACGCAGGGTCTGGAGATCGGCCGCCGCCACTTCCCGCTGAACTCGCCGTTCCAGAATGGCCCGATCACCGGCAAGGATGTGTTCGTGCCGCTGTCGCAGCTGATCGGTGGCGAAGACTACGCCGGCCAGGGCTGGCGCATGCTGATGGAATGCCTGTCGATCGGGCGCTCGATCACCCTGCCCTCGACCGCCAGCGGCGGCTCGAAGATGGGCGCGGTGACCGTGGGCAGTTATGCGCGCATCCGCAAGCAGTTCGGCCTGTCGATCGGTCGCTTCGAAGGCGTGGAAGAAGCGCTGGCGCGCATCGCCGGCAACGCTTATGCGACCAGTGCGCTGAGCGAAGCGACGGCGGCTGCGGTTGCGCGCGGCGAAAATCCGGCGGTGCCGTCGACCATCGCCAAGTACCACTGCACCGAGATGGGCCGCAAGGCGGCGATGGATTGCATGGACATCCTCGGCGGCAAGGGCATCATCCTCGGCCCGCGCAATTTCGCCGGGCGTTCCTGGCAGGCCGCACCGATCGCGATCACGGTCGAGGGCGCCAACATCATGACCCGCAGCCTGATGATCTTCGGCCAGGGCGCGATCCTCTGCCATCCGTGGGTGATGAAGGAAATGAAGTCGGCGCAGTTGGCCGATCCGGTGGAACGCATCGACCAGTTCGACGCCGCGCTGTTCGGCCACATCGGTTTCGCGATCAGCAATGCGGTGCGCAGCTGGTGGTTCGGCCTGACCGGCACCAATATCGGCAGCGCGCCGGGCGACGACGACACCCGTCGCTATTTCCGCAAGCTCAACCGCTATTCCGCCGCGCTGGCGGTGATGGCCGACACTTCGATGCTGCTGCTCGGCGGCAAGCTGAAGTTCAAGGAATCGCTGTCCGGCCGCCTGGGCGACGTGCTCAGCCAGCTGTACATCGCCAGCTCGATGCTCAAGCGCCACCAGGATGCCGGCAACCCGGTCGGCGACCAGCCGTTGCTGGCCTACGCCTTCCATGATGCGGTCAACAAGATCGAGACCGCGCTGTCGGGCGCGCTGCGCAACTTCCCGATTCGTCCGGTCGGCTGGCTGCTGTGGCTGGTGATCTTCCCGCTGGGTCGCCGCGCGCAGGCACCCAGCGATCGCCTGGGCCACAAGGTCGCGAGCCTGCTGATGACCCCATGCGATGCCCGCGAGCGCCTGGCCGAAGGCGTGTTCACCACACCATGCGCGAACAACCCCGGTGGCCGCATCGTCAGTTACCTGCCGAAGGTGGTGATGGCCGAGCCGGTCGAACGCAAGTTCCTCAAGGCGCTGAAGAACAGCGACATCGAGGCGCTGGAGTTCGATGCGCAACTCGATGAGGGCGTGCGCGAAGGCTGGATCACCGCGGACGAGCGCAAGCAGCTGGAAGAACTGCGCGCGATCACTCTGGACGCGATCATGGTCGACGACTTCGATCCGGAAGAATTGCGTTCGGCCGGGTATGCATCGCTGCACGGCCGCATTGCCCCGCGCGCGGCGGCGTGA